CAATTTGATCCCCAAAGAAAATATGATGAAGATGAACTGTATGATGAATGATTTCACCATGAATAAAATGACAGTCGATCTCAATGTGTTTGGTGTGCTCATGATAGATATCATTATGGGCAATCTCAATAGCACTGTGATTGTCACAATGAAGAATAGTGGAGCCATCATGAACCACACTCATATCAGTGAGAAGCCACCGAAGCCAAATCAACTCTCCCACTATATTAGCAAGAGCTCGATATTTTGCCTCGGCATTGGAATGGATAACCTTCATCTATTTCTTACTCCGTCAAGAGATAAGAGAGGTGTCCAAAAACAAGCAAAAATCAATGATAGATTTTCAACCAGTAGGATCACTAGCCCAATCAGCATCAGAGTAGGCAACAAGCACAAATGGAGATTGGGCAGATTAATGAAAACCATAGTGTAGGATGCCTCATACATAACGAAGAATCCAGAGGATAGCAGCATAATAAGTATGAGGGGCAGCAAGGAACTAACTAACCAAATGAATTGCATATGCAATGTCAGGATAGGTGAAAGTCAAATATACCGATCCTCCAACCAGCTGGTGATATCGAGTAGGGTCGAAAAAAGGCATCCCatcagtagaattgaaatgactATGTGGTTCTAGTGGAGTGGAGACAACCTTGGTATCGGTGATGCCGGCATGATAAGAAGATCAGAGGCATACTTGGTTTAAGAGAGAGAATAACCAGTAGAGTCAGAAGTGATCTCAAGGCCAAGGAAGTAGTATAAGTGGCctaaatctttcatctcaaactgaTGTTGGAGATGCCCTTTAAGATCAGAAATACCATCAGCATCATCAccaaagataattatatgatcaacATACAGAAGAAGTAAGACAGTGCTATGTGAAGAGTGCCAGACAAAGAGAGCAGGATCCTGAGGGCTGAAGGAGAAACTAAGATTATGAACAATACTGCTGAACTTAGCAAACTATGTCCGAAGAGCCTGTTTGAGCCTATAGAAAGTCTGAAGGGGACATCAAGATCAGGAGGTAGTTGTACGTAGATTTCTTAGGTTACCATTGAGAAAGGCATtcttgacatctatttgaaaaAAGGGCCAACGATGAAGTGCAGCAATGGCAATGAGAGAGCAAACTAAAGTAAGACAAGTAATAGGGgcaaatattttatcaaagaCTACACCGTATTCCTGTGTGAAGCCCTTGGCCACAAGATAAGCCTTATATCACTCAAGAGACCCATCTGAGTGGGTTTTGACCCTGTAGATTTATTTGCATCTAACAGTGGACTTTTCTATAGGTAGATCAACTATCCAAATGTGAGTATGAGTTAAGGCCTGAAGTTCCTCCTGCATAGCTTGCTGCCAACGTGGGTCAAAACAAGCCTTACGATAGGTGCGAGGCTCATGAAAGATCAAAATAGTGGAATAATAATGAAAGTTTTTCTAGAGATAAGAGGAAGGATTACTCTCAATGGGATGAGTGGATCGACGAACAGTATGGAGCTTGAATCCCTGAGGAGAGGCTAGCCCACGGGGGGAGGAGGCGGTGGTGTAGGGGTGACAGCACTGTAAGGAGAAAAAGGCTCAATGATGAAGTCAGTGTGGAAAGGACGTAAGGGGACTTGTGAAAAAGACGATGGAGACTCGAGAGACTCGGGAGACTCAAGAGGAAAAAGATCAAGGAGACAAGAAGTGAAGTAGGGAGGGGAGCAAATGATAGAGGGGTGGAACTGAGACAATAAAACAAATATcgcatattctcaaaaaataatatGACGAGAGATATGAAGATGCTGTGACATAGGATCCCAACAGCGATAGCTCTTGTACTCTAGACTATAGCCCAAGAAGCAACAGAGCCGAGAGTGACTCTAAAGCTTATTGCGCTCATAGGCATGAGAAGGATAAAGCAAGCATAACCAAAGATCCAGAATGTAGAATAATCAAGGGCTCAACCATGGAGATGCTCATACAGAGATTGATGAATAGTGACAGGGGAGGGAAGATGATTGATAGTATAGATAGCAGTGAGGGCAGCCTCACCCCAGAACTATTTAGGATAAGAGGTAGAGAGAAATAGAGCATAAGTAATATCGAGAATGTGACAATGCTTGCACTTTGCCCGACCATCTGCGCAAAGGTGCCTGAACAAgaatactagaaaagggtgccATGTTGGCATAAGAGATGAAAGAAGGAGTCCCTATATTCCATCATTATCAGAACGGAGATGTTTGATGTGGCAAGAGAATTGTGTGTGAACCATTGCCGCAAAATCTGAGTAAATTTGATAAAGTTCAGATCGATTTTTAAACAAATAAGGCCAACTAAagcaaagttaatcatcaatagtGATAACAAAATAGTGGGACCCACCGCTGGTGGGGTGAGGGCAGGGTCCCAAACATTAGAGTGAACAAGATTAAAGGTACTAGCATACGAATCACTGTTATTAAAAGATAAAGCAGGTTGTTTTGATAATTGACAAAACATACATTGAGTAGTATCATTGTGGACAGATCATAATTGACCGTTAGAAATCAAAGAACGAAGAAAACTAAAAGAGACATGACCAAAGCAAGAATGCCAGCGATTGAGGGATGTGGAGGTAGTAGATGCAGCAGAGACAACTGGAGGCACAAACAAGGGTACATCGAGGCAAGTGAGAGCAAATAGGCGACTATCCCTACGTTCTGTCCTAAGAACCTGTCCTGTTCGAGAATCCTACACACGACAACTAGAGTGAGAAAAGAAAACATCATAGTCAAGTTCACAAAGTTGTCCAACAGAAATGAGATTGAGAGTAAGGTTAGGAAGCAAAAATATGTAAGGAAAGGATAGATAGAGATAGTGACATAATCAATTTGAGTGACAGATAAAGTGGTGCCATCAGCAGTGTGTATCAAAGGGGCATAAGGAGTAAGAGTCTTAATATGAAAGAGACGTGGATCAAATGTCATATAATTACTAAaaacaaaatcaaatataaatcagAAGTATTTGATATAGTAGACATAACAGTGAAAAGAGATGTGTTGGATTAAGATTTGTATTGGTCAAAGAGTGCCTGTAGATCAGACAGAGAAAGAGTGACATATGAAGATGGAGAGAACTCATCAGTGACAGAGCGGCATTAGAGGCCTTGGAGCCGGATGGAGCATGTGATCTAGGAGGCCGTCCAAGAGGTGGTGTGGGGCTGGAAGGCTGAGGAGGAGGAGCCTTCGAGCATTCATTTTGATAATGCCCAGAGCCAACCTTGTAGTAGTGGCGACACTTACGAGTAGGGCAGGTCCAAAGAGTGTGGCCGATCTTGTTGCAATAGTCGCACTTAAGAGGCCCAGATGAAGAGCGGGAGCTGGGGCCACCATATCATGAATAGGTGCAGCAAGTGAAGGATTAGTAGGACAGGCCCAAGGAGTACCAAGACGTGTCTCCTCCAATAAAAATTCAGTAATGGCAGTCTCTAAGGTAGGGAGAGGGCTGTGGTTGAGCAAATAGGCTCGAACTGGCTCATAGTCATCAGAAAGCGCTATCTAGAAGTGAATAAGATGATTTTGCAAATAATGTTAGAGAATAGTATGTATATCATTCTTAGGTAAAACCAGATCAAGTTGAGCCCAAAGGGGATGAATCTCAGcaagaaaatcattaatagtttgATTGGGTGCTTAGTGAAGATAATGAAAAGTTCGATAGAGGATGAGACAGATCAATGATAAAGAAACGAGTGGCAAGAAAATCCCATATTGCTTTAGCTATAGCATAAGTGCCAAGTTGAGTGCGAACAGTGAGGGTGCAGATGTTGTGAATCCAGATAATGATTTAGTGATTCTTTCCAACTCATTCATGTTTATGCTTAAGGAGTGCTCTATCAgtttcatccttaagttggatgggTGCAGGTTCATCACCGATGACATACTCCCATACTTGACATCTTTTGAAAAAACTAGACATCTCCTGACTCTAGAGAATATAGTTGGAGCAATCTAGAATGGTAGCAATAGGGTGAGTGGGCTCAGACTTGTCTATAATATTGGTAGAGTGAAGAAGAGTCCACCAAATAGAGAATCCATCCAAAAATCGAGGAAACCACCAAGAGAATAAAAAAGAATCAGCTAAAATCAGTTTGAAAGCATGGGAACCAATTGGGAGAAGGCCTACGGTAAGTTTGGCTGTTGAAAACTAGTCTAAGAAGTTAGTTTGGTTGATCCGACTCAGAAACAAGCAGCGGCTCATACAGAAGCCAGCCGACTAATGCGAGAGCCGAGCCGAGCCAGTATGGAGAGGAGTGGCTTCGGGAGCTGCGACAGGAGCCAAGCCGAGGCGGGTGTTGGCACATGCGGAGAGGTGGCTGGCGCGTCAGGTCCACATGCCGACTACGTGTGGGCACGTGCAGTGCGAGCGGGTGCATGTGGAACACATGAGCTGCGTACGGGCACTAGATACATGTGCCGACGGCAGGTTTTGATCAAAAAGCACAATTAGAGAGGACAAAAGTTGAGAACAATATGAAGGTGGGAGAGGGAGGAAACACCAATAACCACGTACAAAGGGGTTGTCAATGAAGAAACCTCAAGTGTACAAGCTCTGATACTATATCAGAATTATAACAGAGTAAAagagagtgagagagaaagagaaacagAATAGTTGTGTGTTACTTTACCAACAATACAAGAGAATACAAGGCCTATATATAGGGGTAGGAGAAGACTATACAAGGGAGaagatcctaatcaaatcaaatcctaatcatatCTAATCATATCCTAGATTGATACCAAATGatataaaaatagatattgatatatatacatatatattaacataatatattctaataaatcaaatcaaatcaaatcctaatcatatCTAATCATATCCTAGATTAATACAAAATGATATAAAAGTagatattgatatatatatacatatatgttaaCATAATATATTCTAGCAATTAATATTCTTTACCATGTTCTACCTTCCATGTATATTTCGTTAATTTCATTTCTTTGGAAAACTTtaataaaggaaaaagaaaatttcTGTTGGCAATCTCGCTGACATGGATCATGGCTTGATATCAAGTTGTGTTATACTTTGATGAACTACATCGTCTCCTATACCTTGATGAGCCATCTTTAGTGCATCACCGTAGGTATATCTATGCCCATTTATGTTTTTGATTTCTATGACAACATGCTGCTATGGATTGAGGTTCGATATTAGAGCTGTGTATGTGATACTTCAATGAACTACAAGCAACTCCTGCACTTTCATGTGTCTTCTTTAATGTGTTACTAGAGGCATATCTATGTGCATTTAAGAATTTGGTTTCTGCTCACGTCcaaggaacaagaagaagaagaagaagaagaagaagaagaaagagaccaGGATATTTATACTTTCATGTGCCCTTCTTTATTCTTTCATGTGAACTTCCGATGGAATATTTTCATGATGTGGGGCTGTTTTGTTGTctgttttatttaattaaatcacaTGAAATCTCAAAACTCATACTAGGTTTTCTATCCTATCAGCTTTTCCAAACTAGGTTTTATTGAAATCAATCAGGCAATTATTTTCGTAAACCATGAGCAGAAGAGGGTGCCATCCTATATTTTGCTAGCAATTTATCATGTTTCTTTACTCCAAATGACTACTGAAATTCTTCCACTGCCTGCTCTCAAAGCATGAGGGAAAGGCTAGTCATTAGATAAGCCAAATTTTCAGCATGAGAGAGAAGAATAGATGCCTGAAGTTATCCTTGGTATAATTTCTTGATACATTACATGAAGAAATGAGTTTAAAATATCAACCAGCTGAAAATATGAGCAGCACACACTAGGTTTAGCAATACATGGTATGTAGGCTGTGGATTAATTATGCTTCTGTAAGCTACTAAGTATACTGCAATGCTATGTTTCATGAATTGAACTTCTTAACAGGGCATCTATTTGAAGTTGCAACAGAAATTTAGAACTATATAATGATGAATGAAGACATAAAAGCAAGTgattttaaaaggaaaaaaaaaaaaatcaattctcaAACTTCTTCCACCAGctgttgaatttttgaaaaatggAGTGCCAGCAGTCTGATAATGGTATACGGTTATTACAAGCAAAAGAAGTGTAGTTGTGATCAAGTGATCTATTCACTGCTTTTCACCCAAAAAAAAGTGATCTATTTTTAtgcataataattattattttccaTACAAACTCAACACATAAATCTAGGTTTATACACACATACATGTGTATGTGCCTAAATACATATTATAAACTTTCCATAATTTACCAAAAAAAGAGAAATTCCAAATCAGACGAAGTATATATAATAATTGATTTGAAACTAAAATACACTTTACATGCATAGTCTTCAACTATATGCATAAAACACCTTACAAATCCAtcttatatcaatatattaataaaGGAATCATGAAATGTTTTTGAGATTTGTGAGATTATTCAACTTCAAAAAATTCTCCTGGGAAAAGGGAGATCCGTTCTCCTACCTCAAATAGGAGCTAACTTTGATGTTTTTGCGCAACCATTTGCTTCCAATACTACTATTTCTTCTGAAGCTAGCTGTCTTCCAGTTGAATTAGTGGTGGAAGAGGTGGTCTCATTGCATAATCCTTCCCACATGTAGATGATCTCTCAATGGTAATTGAAATCCCATCTTGACTGCCATTCTTCAATATATCACCAGACATTTGTAGATCAGCTGGCTCAATTTTGGGTGGGCAAGAGTAGCTACGAAGAGGGTAATCCATGCTCGATGTGATCAACATTCCGGACCCTCCTTCCCGGGGCAAAGGAACCAAGACCGGCCGACCGCCCTCATCGGTGACCTTCTGATAAAAGCTATCATCctcaatatcataaaaatttcctGTCCTCACCTCCTGAGCTAGTGAGCATGACCAGCAGAAGAGCCACTGCATACAATCTGTCACTGATGGAAAGCCACAACAGAAAGGATTGGCTGGAAGTTTGTACCTCTTCCTCATCTGAATCCTCCAAAATCCTCCATAGAGTAGCCCAAAGAAACACAGCACGATGCCAGATATCGCCACTATGTATCTAATAGTATCATCATCAACATTGAGGGCAGAAACATTAAAGACCCAGAAAGGAGCAATGATGAGTAATATAAAAGTGACCATATGAACATACATATTGCCAAACCCCAGCCTTTCCATATTCCACCCAAAGACACAGAAGGTACAGAAGAAGGAAAGATAACACACAGTGAGGTCATCCCAGCAATCAAATAGTCCCCCAATCCACTCCGGACTAGTTACCACAACCCTTCGGTTAAATATCTTCAGCTCAGTGTCATTTGGTTGGGTAGTGGTGGCTGCCTGATGCTGCGATTCTTCTTCGGTTTCGGACTCATCATATCTTCGACCTAAAGGGCTAAAAACAGTATACACACCAGCAATAACTGGTGCTGCAATTCCTATACCAATGCAGAGATTTTCAGCCCAGTCCGGTCGGGTCTTTCTTGTGTATCCCCAGTAAAGACCACACAAGACATACTGAGCAAAGCAAGTGATATGGAGGAGGATCACAACTAGCGTCATATGAGCCCTTTCGTGAGGTCGCTGTGCTCCATCCTTGCAGTAGACTCTCCTTAGCTCCACCTTGTCGGGCGTTCTCCACCTGAACAGAAGAACTAGCTGGTGGAACAATTTTGGATGTTGATATAAACACATAATTGTAAAGAGTGCATTTAGTATTTGATTGACGACTTCGGTCCATCTCTTTCTTTGGGAGCTACTTGGTATTGCTCCATCTAGTATTCCAAGCATGAGCAGACCAAGCATGATGAGGCCTGCAGCAACAAAGATCAACCAAACAAGAAGAGCCATGTTCGCAGGATTCTTTACCCAGTTCTTGAAGTATGCGATCAAAGCTGCCCAGTAATTTTTCTGACGAATGGCACACGGAAACGTCGTCGGGTGCTGCCATGAGCTGGATCAGAAGGAGAGGACTCATTTCCTGGACTTCCATTTCGCCTTAAGAAGGAGAAAGGAGACAGTCTACCAACAAATCCAGACCTAATGAACCAATCTTTGGATGGATGGGCTCTTAGGAAAtctagaaatcttttctcatgccgGCTTTGATTGAGGAGTCCCTTTTCAACTGTTGGAATGTAGATGGGGATGTAATCCATAAGCCTCATTCTGGTTCCTGTTGTTTCTCTCTCCAGATCCTCTTGGATTTCATAGTTGGACCTCCATTCTCAGCTGAAGTCATTGTGTGTTTATAATTAATACCCAATACTTGGATCTCCTTCAAATGTTTACCTAGTTCTCTCAATAGATTTAATCTATAAACTGATTGGTGCCTGAATTACCTGCAGGAACTCCATAATAGAATCTATATTAGTACAATTTCAAAGCTAGATTATCTACTATAGAAAATCAACATCAGGAGAACAAAATAAGATCCAGATTTGGTTCAAGTCAacattcattttttctttttacttggaAACATTTGAGGTCAACATTCAAAGTAAAACTTCGCCAGCCTTCAAGAATCATCATCACATTTTTTTTCAGCACAAATATCATCcaactttaataaaaaaaaaaacattctgaTCCCGTTTCAATCAAAAGAAGGCAAGAGTCCTCATTCCACCAATCCATAGTATTTGAGAAAAACTCCACCAGTTTTTAATTCCGGCCAGCTAAAAATTAGTTTATGAATAATTGAAACCCCGGAATAAATGTTCTATGCAGTCTTCACCTCCTTTCATATGATTGTTTCCATATGTTTTATATCCCCTTCGCTCGCCATCCTTCTATTTCTTGCTTGCTCCACACGGAGTTTCTCTGTTTTTCCTCTTTTTCATCACCTTCTGGGTCTCTCTCTCATAActggatttctttctttttcctcttcgATTAGATaatttcttctttctcctcccctgtTCATCAATCCTATTCTCGCTTTCtcgttataaatttaattttttccatTTTCCTCTTCATCTCCAATAGAGTCTTCCATCATCCAACTTCTAGGACATAAATCCAATATTCTGGATACCCTTTTTGTTCTGCTTGGATCTCGTTTTAGATTGTTAATGCATAACAAGCAACAATTACAGAATAAAGCTATTCGCTCAACGAGAAACTCGCTTCAATTTTTGTTTCATGCGCACTAGCCGAGTATCTGCGTTCAGCGCTATCTATATGGCTCAAGACCAATCTACCCAATGAAGTAAAACAGAAAATATAGAGCAAATTGGACTCAAGATCACCATACCAATGAACGTTACATGATGATTAACTGCAAGATCTActtttttttaaggaaaaaaaaaaagagaagaagttaAAAATGACCACTGTTTTTGATTTCTACAGATATGTTTTTAATTCCATAAACAAGAAAGGCAAGCTCACAATAATATTATGATACCCAAAACCTCCAGCATCCTAAGCCAAAATTCTAACTCTGCATTTGTCATAAAAGCTAGTTGGAACAAAAGGTACCAGATCAAACTAAACATTGTTTTTGTTTGAGGAAAGACGTATAACAAGAACCAAATTGCTAAAGAAAACATTTGAATTCAGCTCTTATGTTCATCGAAGGAGGATAAGCCAGAAGCAATACCTCTTTCATAGGTTGAGGGTAGATAGGAAATCCATCCTCTTGCGCTTGCGTTTGCTCCCAAGTTTCGAGTGCCAGGAGACACAGAAATGGTGGAGAAGTTTCAAAAGTGATATTTTTCCACCTGTATATGAACACAGAAAAGGATACGAGGTGAGAGGGACATCCGATGTCTCAAGGCCATTCTATATCTATTTCTATATTTGTGTTTCCATTTCCCTGCCTGGATGACTTTGTTGACAGAGTATCGTAAGATCCAATAATTTGGTCAAATGTTGCTTTGTTCCTCGTGCTTGGAGATGAGAAAACCATAAAATACTTTGGACTGGGAAGGGAGACCAGAAGAAGTCAGAGAAGCCGGTTGAGatccccagagagagagagagagagagaggccgaAAGGGAATGCGTTCAAATGTTAGTTGGTTGTTTGACAAGAGGAGCAGACGTGGTCGTCAGGGTAAGCTTCTAACCGGCCGCACACGGTCAGCTGCCGCGTTGGGGCCGGGGACGCTCCATCACACGTTATATTGTTACTTGGACCAGGTCCAATGGACCacgccaaatcccacggtggatgacACGCCGCATTTACCCTTGCATCTCACTAATTTCCGATTGCGCGTTATCCACCGTATATATGCTCCGAGGTTTGCCGTGGTCCACCTGGACCTggtccatgcaataatttcttCGCACGGCCCAATTGTGGCATATGATGACGTGGGTCACGCAAACCGGAGCTTCCAGACGCTCAATTATGGCAGCCGTCCGAgcgtaggaaaaaaaaaaagggggaaaaacaaAGGTGTTCACCACTGAGAAGGTTAGGAGTTAGTAGACGAGAAGGAAGAAAATATGTCAAGGGCATTAAATGATGGGTGAATTATGTGCATTGAAAGCTTTACGATTGCATCtaaaaagaattgattataaaccgattatataattataaactcaattatagtaatataataaaatatatgattAATTATTTCTTTGTATGCTATcatttatatcttttatcataaaaaaaatatatgccaGCAAAATGATATATAAATGATGTTAAGTTTGGATTGAAGTTGAGATGATCTTTGAAGTTCTTGATAaatata
Above is a genomic segment from Elaeis guineensis isolate ETL-2024a chromosome 1, EG11, whole genome shotgun sequence containing:
- the LOC140859701 gene encoding LOW QUALITY PROTEIN: uncharacterized protein (The sequence of the model RefSeq protein was modified relative to this genomic sequence to represent the inferred CDS: inserted 1 base in 1 codon) codes for the protein MRLMDYIPIYIPTVEKGLLNQSRHEKRFLDFLRAHPSKDWFIRSGFVGRLSPFSFLRRNGSPGNESSPSDPAHGSTRRRFRVPFVRKIXWAALIAYFKNWVKNPANMALLVWLIFVAAGLIMLGLLMLGILDGAIPSSSQRKRWTEVVNQILNALFTIMCLYQHPKLFHQLVLLFRWRTPDKVELRRVYCKDGAQRPHERAHMTLVVILLHITCFAQYVLCGLYWGYTRKTRPDWAENLCIGIGIAAPVIAGVYTVFSPLGRRYDESETEEESQHQAATTTQPNDTELKIFNRRVVVTSPEWIGGLFDCWDDLTVCYLSFFCTFCVFGWNMERLGFGNMYVHMVTFILLIIAPFWVFNVSALNVDDDTIRYIVAISGIVLCFFGLLYGGFWRIQMRKRYKLPANPFCCGFPSVTDCMQWLFCWSCSLAQEVRTGNFYDIEDDSFYQKVTDEGGRPVLVPLPREGGSGMLITSSMDYPLRSYSCPPKIEPADLQMSGDILKNGSQDGISITIERSSTCGKDYAMRPPLPPLIQLEDS